The Moorena producens PAL-8-15-08-1 genomic interval AACCAAGTAAGTGTTGCACAAAGCGATTGCTCAGCTCTTGAGGATTGTCCTCCTCAGTTCGATTTGCCCCAACGGCGACTGGCTCTAATTCCTGTGATTGCCAATAGTTCTGTTGATATGAAGTCAGCATAGGCACTTCTGCGACTAAACCCACGCTAATCAGCCGGAAGGATATCTGTTGAACCGTTTCCAGAGACTTGCCCAACCGAGTAGCAATATCAGTCAGGGGAATTGACCCATTGGCTAATTTCCAAACTGCAGCTTCCATAGGGTCTAGCCCTAACTGCCGATGACCGACCATCGCCCTAGATAGTGCTGAGGTTGTCTCAGGTAGCTTGTCTGCTAATCCAGTCCAATCTGGTAGAGCTCGCAGACCAATTAGAGTAGCTTTGGTAGCTGAGATGCTTAAACCCGTCATTTCTATCGTGGGCAAGGTTGCCTTAGAGTCAAA includes:
- a CDS encoding DUF4388 domain-containing protein, encoding MAITSSLAEFSLPELFQFLDQGNKTGLLTLRFKLSRHSQEIKARHILLRQGRILAVSHRLDNQCLLKMMCQRGWLSPEVINEQVNRCPANKPIGLYLKTKGFLHPEQLRLLFHAQVLRSVCGLFRLKDAKFRFDSKATLPTIEMTGLSISATKATLIGLRALPDWTGLADKLPETTSALSRAMVGHRQLGLDPMEAAVWKLANGSIPLTDIATRLGKSLETVQQISFRLISVGLVAEVPMLTSYQQNYWQSQELEPVAVGANRTEEDNPQELSNRFVQHLLGFLRR